Proteins encoded together in one Gallus gallus isolate bGalGal1 chromosome 18, bGalGal1.mat.broiler.GRCg7b, whole genome shotgun sequence window:
- the SGSH gene encoding N-sulphoglucosamine sulphohydrolase isoform X3: MAHFGLTASPAAAPPAGRPAPPAAPDGFGTQTPGALHPAGGPARAGSEPFRPAHVTGAEEELRPPSTAGGGGGVGAMRVWALPLLLGALRLDGAPARNVLLLLADDGGFESGAYNNSAIRTPNLDALARRGLLFQNAFTSVSSCSPSRASVLTGLPQHQNGMYGLHQGVHHFNSFDAVRSLPGLLRQANIRTGIIGKKHVGPEAVYPFDFAYTEENSSVLQVGRNITRIKVLVRRFLQSQDVRPFFLYVAFHDPHRCGHSQPQYGAFCEKFGNGESGMGWIPDWKPQLYRPEDVQVPHFVPDTPAARADLAAQYTTIGRMDQGIGLVLEELRRAGVLNSTLVIYTSDNGIPFPSGRTNLYWSGTAEPLLLSSPEHPGRWGQISHRPFWTGSPSPTLRTASLAQSGCSSPVNLSCRLCSQSSPGPPPSAARATTRPPCTTPCVPSSTASSASSTTSTTRCPSPSTRTSTSHPRSKTC; this comes from the exons ATGGCTCACTTTGGGCTCACGGCATCCCCGGCGGCCGCTCCGCCCGCGGGTCGCCCCGCTCCTCCCGCCGCTCCCGACGGCTTCGGAACACAAACACCCGGAGCGCTGCATCCGGCGGGGGGCCCCGCCCGGGCCGGATCTGAGCCATTCCGGCCGGCTCATGTgactggagcagaggaggagctgCGGCCGCCGAGCACCGCCGGTGGCGGTGGCGGTGTCGGTGCTATGCGGGTTTGggcgctgccgctgctgctgggagcGCTTCGGCTCGACGGAGCCCCCGCCCGCAacgtgctgctcctgctgg CGGACGATGGCGGCTTCGAGAGCGGTGCCTACAACAACTCGGCCATCCGGACGCCCAACCTGGACGCGCTGGCACGGCGCGGTCTGCTCTTCCAGAACGCCTTCACCTCGGTCAGCAGCTGCTCGCCGAGCCGGGCCAGCGTGCTGACCGGGCTGCCCCAG CACCAGAATGGGATGTACGGGCTGCACCAGGGCGTGCACCACTTCAACTCCTTCGACGCCGTGCGCAGCCTCCCCGGGCTGCTCCGCCAAGCAAACATCCGCACAG GGATCATTGGGAAGAAGCACGTCGGGCCTGAGGCCGTGTACCCCTTCGACTTTGCCTACACGGAGGAGAACAGTTCGGTGCTGCAGGTGGGGAGGAACATCACCCGCATCAAAGTGCTCGTCCGGCGCTTCCTCCAGAGCCAGGACgtgag GCCTTTCTTCCTCTACGTCGCCTTCCACGACCCGCACCGCTGCGGGCACTCCCAGCCCCAATATGGGGCCTTTTGTGAGAAATTTGGCAATGGGGAGAGCGGCATGGGCTGGATCCCCGACTGGAAACCACAGCTCTACCGCCCAGAGGATGTGCAG GTCCCTCACTTTGTTCCGGACACACCGGCTGCCCGGGCAGACTTGGCAGCCCAGTACACCACCATTGGGCGCATGGACCAAG GAATCGGgctggtgctggaggagctgcggCGTGCTGGCGTCCTCAATAGCACACTGGTGATCTACACCTCCGACAACGGCATCCCCTTCCCCAGCGGCAGGACCAACCTCTACTGGTCGGGCACAGCTGAGccgctgctgctctcctccccgGAGCACCCCGGGCGCTGGGGCCAG ATCTCACACCGACCATTCTGGACTGGTTCTCCATCCCCTACCCTTCGTACAGCATCTTTGGCACAAAGCGGGTGCAGCTCACCGGTAAATCTCTCCTGCCGGCTCTGCagtcagagcagccctgggccaCCGCCTTCAGCAGCCAGAGCCACCACGAGGCCACCATGTACTACCCCATGCGTGCCATCCAGCACCGCCAGTTCCGCCTCATCCACAACCTCAACTACAAGATGCCCTTCCCCATCGACCAGGACTTCTACGTCTCACCCACGTTCCAAGACCTGCTGA
- the SGSH gene encoding N-sulphoglucosamine sulphohydrolase isoform X2: MAHFGLTASPAAAPPAGRPAPPAAPDGFGTQTPGALHPAGGPARAGSEPFRPAHVTGAEEELRPPSTAGGGGGVGAMRVWALPLLLGALRLDGAPARNVLLLLADDGGFESGAYNNSAIRTPNLDALARRGLLFQNAFTSHQNGMYGLHQGVHHFNSFDAVRSLPGLLRQANIRTGIIGKKHVGPEAVYPFDFAYTEENSSVLQVGRNITRIKVLVRRFLQSQDVRPFFLYVAFHDPHRCGHSQPQYGAFCEKFGNGESGMGWIPDWKPQLYRPEDVQVPHFVPDTPAARADLAAQYTTIGRMDQGIGLVLEELRRAGVLNSTLVIYTSDNGIPFPSGRTNLYWSGTAEPLLLSSPEHPGRWGQVSSAFASLLDLTPTILDWFSIPYPSYSIFGTKRVQLTGKSLLPALQSEQPWATAFSSQSHHEATMYYPMRAIQHRQFRLIHNLNYKMPFPIDQDFYVSPTFQDLLNRTRAGQPTHWNKTLHQYYYRDRWELFDCSQDPTESHNLASDPRYAAIFQMLRAQLLKWQWDTGDPWVCAPDAVLEEKLSPQCQPLHNEL, from the exons ATGGCTCACTTTGGGCTCACGGCATCCCCGGCGGCCGCTCCGCCCGCGGGTCGCCCCGCTCCTCCCGCCGCTCCCGACGGCTTCGGAACACAAACACCCGGAGCGCTGCATCCGGCGGGGGGCCCCGCCCGGGCCGGATCTGAGCCATTCCGGCCGGCTCATGTgactggagcagaggaggagctgCGGCCGCCGAGCACCGCCGGTGGCGGTGGCGGTGTCGGTGCTATGCGGGTTTGggcgctgccgctgctgctgggagcGCTTCGGCTCGACGGAGCCCCCGCCCGCAacgtgctgctcctgctgg CGGACGATGGCGGCTTCGAGAGCGGTGCCTACAACAACTCGGCCATCCGGACGCCCAACCTGGACGCGCTGGCACGGCGCGGTCTGCTCTTCCAGAACGCCTTCACCTCG CACCAGAATGGGATGTACGGGCTGCACCAGGGCGTGCACCACTTCAACTCCTTCGACGCCGTGCGCAGCCTCCCCGGGCTGCTCCGCCAAGCAAACATCCGCACAG GGATCATTGGGAAGAAGCACGTCGGGCCTGAGGCCGTGTACCCCTTCGACTTTGCCTACACGGAGGAGAACAGTTCGGTGCTGCAGGTGGGGAGGAACATCACCCGCATCAAAGTGCTCGTCCGGCGCTTCCTCCAGAGCCAGGACgtgag GCCTTTCTTCCTCTACGTCGCCTTCCACGACCCGCACCGCTGCGGGCACTCCCAGCCCCAATATGGGGCCTTTTGTGAGAAATTTGGCAATGGGGAGAGCGGCATGGGCTGGATCCCCGACTGGAAACCACAGCTCTACCGCCCAGAGGATGTGCAG GTCCCTCACTTTGTTCCGGACACACCGGCTGCCCGGGCAGACTTGGCAGCCCAGTACACCACCATTGGGCGCATGGACCAAG GAATCGGgctggtgctggaggagctgcggCGTGCTGGCGTCCTCAATAGCACACTGGTGATCTACACCTCCGACAACGGCATCCCCTTCCCCAGCGGCAGGACCAACCTCTACTGGTCGGGCACAGCTGAGccgctgctgctctcctccccgGAGCACCCCGGGCGCTGGGGCCAGGTCAGCTCGGCCTTTGCCAGCCTCCTGG ATCTCACACCGACCATTCTGGACTGGTTCTCCATCCCCTACCCTTCGTACAGCATCTTTGGCACAAAGCGGGTGCAGCTCACCGGTAAATCTCTCCTGCCGGCTCTGCagtcagagcagccctgggccaCCGCCTTCAGCAGCCAGAGCCACCACGAGGCCACCATGTACTACCCCATGCGTGCCATCCAGCACCGCCAGTTCCGCCTCATCCACAACCTCAACTACAAGATGCCCTTCCCCATCGACCAGGACTTCTACGTCTCACCCACGTTCCAAGACCTGCTGAACCGCACCAGGGCCGGGCAGCCCACACACTGGAACAAGACCCTGCACCAGTACTACTACCGGGACCGCTGGGAGCTCTTTGACTGCAGCCAGGACCCCACCGAGAGCCACAACCTGGCCTCTGACCCACGCTATGCTGCCATCTTCCAGATGCTGCGTGCACAGCTGCTGAAGTGGCAGTGGGACACGGGGGACCCCTGGGTGTGCGCCCCCGATGCCGTcctggaggagaagctgagccCGCAGTGCCAACCGCTGCACAACGAGCTGTGA
- the SGSH gene encoding N-sulphoglucosamine sulphohydrolase isoform X1: MAHFGLTASPAAAPPAGRPAPPAAPDGFGTQTPGALHPAGGPARAGSEPFRPAHVTGAEEELRPPSTAGGGGGVGAMRVWALPLLLGALRLDGAPARNVLLLLADDGGFESGAYNNSAIRTPNLDALARRGLLFQNAFTSVSSCSPSRASVLTGLPQHQNGMYGLHQGVHHFNSFDAVRSLPGLLRQANIRTGIIGKKHVGPEAVYPFDFAYTEENSSVLQVGRNITRIKVLVRRFLQSQDVRPFFLYVAFHDPHRCGHSQPQYGAFCEKFGNGESGMGWIPDWKPQLYRPEDVQVPHFVPDTPAARADLAAQYTTIGRMDQGIGLVLEELRRAGVLNSTLVIYTSDNGIPFPSGRTNLYWSGTAEPLLLSSPEHPGRWGQVSSAFASLLDLTPTILDWFSIPYPSYSIFGTKRVQLTGKSLLPALQSEQPWATAFSSQSHHEATMYYPMRAIQHRQFRLIHNLNYKMPFPIDQDFYVSPTFQDLLNRTRAGQPTHWNKTLHQYYYRDRWELFDCSQDPTESHNLASDPRYAAIFQMLRAQLLKWQWDTGDPWVCAPDAVLEEKLSPQCQPLHNEL, from the exons ATGGCTCACTTTGGGCTCACGGCATCCCCGGCGGCCGCTCCGCCCGCGGGTCGCCCCGCTCCTCCCGCCGCTCCCGACGGCTTCGGAACACAAACACCCGGAGCGCTGCATCCGGCGGGGGGCCCCGCCCGGGCCGGATCTGAGCCATTCCGGCCGGCTCATGTgactggagcagaggaggagctgCGGCCGCCGAGCACCGCCGGTGGCGGTGGCGGTGTCGGTGCTATGCGGGTTTGggcgctgccgctgctgctgggagcGCTTCGGCTCGACGGAGCCCCCGCCCGCAacgtgctgctcctgctgg CGGACGATGGCGGCTTCGAGAGCGGTGCCTACAACAACTCGGCCATCCGGACGCCCAACCTGGACGCGCTGGCACGGCGCGGTCTGCTCTTCCAGAACGCCTTCACCTCGGTCAGCAGCTGCTCGCCGAGCCGGGCCAGCGTGCTGACCGGGCTGCCCCAG CACCAGAATGGGATGTACGGGCTGCACCAGGGCGTGCACCACTTCAACTCCTTCGACGCCGTGCGCAGCCTCCCCGGGCTGCTCCGCCAAGCAAACATCCGCACAG GGATCATTGGGAAGAAGCACGTCGGGCCTGAGGCCGTGTACCCCTTCGACTTTGCCTACACGGAGGAGAACAGTTCGGTGCTGCAGGTGGGGAGGAACATCACCCGCATCAAAGTGCTCGTCCGGCGCTTCCTCCAGAGCCAGGACgtgag GCCTTTCTTCCTCTACGTCGCCTTCCACGACCCGCACCGCTGCGGGCACTCCCAGCCCCAATATGGGGCCTTTTGTGAGAAATTTGGCAATGGGGAGAGCGGCATGGGCTGGATCCCCGACTGGAAACCACAGCTCTACCGCCCAGAGGATGTGCAG GTCCCTCACTTTGTTCCGGACACACCGGCTGCCCGGGCAGACTTGGCAGCCCAGTACACCACCATTGGGCGCATGGACCAAG GAATCGGgctggtgctggaggagctgcggCGTGCTGGCGTCCTCAATAGCACACTGGTGATCTACACCTCCGACAACGGCATCCCCTTCCCCAGCGGCAGGACCAACCTCTACTGGTCGGGCACAGCTGAGccgctgctgctctcctccccgGAGCACCCCGGGCGCTGGGGCCAGGTCAGCTCGGCCTTTGCCAGCCTCCTGG ATCTCACACCGACCATTCTGGACTGGTTCTCCATCCCCTACCCTTCGTACAGCATCTTTGGCACAAAGCGGGTGCAGCTCACCGGTAAATCTCTCCTGCCGGCTCTGCagtcagagcagccctgggccaCCGCCTTCAGCAGCCAGAGCCACCACGAGGCCACCATGTACTACCCCATGCGTGCCATCCAGCACCGCCAGTTCCGCCTCATCCACAACCTCAACTACAAGATGCCCTTCCCCATCGACCAGGACTTCTACGTCTCACCCACGTTCCAAGACCTGCTGAACCGCACCAGGGCCGGGCAGCCCACACACTGGAACAAGACCCTGCACCAGTACTACTACCGGGACCGCTGGGAGCTCTTTGACTGCAGCCAGGACCCCACCGAGAGCCACAACCTGGCCTCTGACCCACGCTATGCTGCCATCTTCCAGATGCTGCGTGCACAGCTGCTGAAGTGGCAGTGGGACACGGGGGACCCCTGGGTGTGCGCCCCCGATGCCGTcctggaggagaagctgagccCGCAGTGCCAACCGCTGCACAACGAGCTGTGA
- the GAA gene encoding lysosomal alpha-glucosidase isoform X1, protein MAMAMAMAALRAVLLALLLRSLPSAGSSADSACAVPPDDRFDCGPERLLARAGCEARGCCYVPAGPGDGGGPPWCFFPRGYRSYRADNVTATAGGYAARLRRVVPSFLPADVGTLRLDVALETESRLRFTLRDPARQRYEVPVATPRVSIRAADLLYGVRLRQDPFGIVVFRQPGGQVLLNTSVAPLFFADQFLQISTSLPSRFISGLGERLTPLILDTAWTKVTLWNRDMAPVPQVNLYGSHPFYLVLEDGGSAHGVFLLNSNAMDVLLQPSPALTWRTTGGILDFYVFLGPDPQSVVRQYLDVVGFPFMPPYWALGFHLCRWGYSSTAATRQAAANMSAGRFPLDVQWNDLDYMDAKRDFTYNKETFRDYPDMVHDFHQRGLHYVMIVDPGISSSGPPGTYRPYDEGLKRGVFIRNATGQPLIGKVWPGPTAFPDFTNPETHEWWHDMVRDFHEQVPFDGMWIDMNEPSNFVEGSQDGCPDNSLEKPPYVPGVFGGRLQAGTICASSQQHLSSHYNLHSLYGLTEAIASHNALLRVRGTRPFVISRSTFAGHGRYAGHWTGDVESSWEQLARSVPEVLLFNLLGVPLVGADICGFVGDTSEELCVRWTQLGAFYPFMRNHNDHGNRPQEPYAFSLAAQDAMRRALRLRYSLLPHLYTLFHRAHVDGDTVARPLFLEFPKDPNTWSVDRQLLWGAGLLITPVLEQGQTKVSGYFPAGTWYSFTGDSTIHSRGQWILLAAPLDTINVHIRAGHILPLQEPGLNTAESRKKGMTVVVALTPDGFARGELYWDDGESWQSFEKGDCTEILFLAARGAVLSQILRAGGHLDGILLEAVTVLGVPSAPQRVLANGVPVEDFSYRSDTQVLRVSVLLPMWEQFVVAWS, encoded by the exons aTGGCCATGGCTATGGCTATGGCGGCGCTGCGGGCGGtgctgctggcgctgctgcTCCGCTCGCTCCCCTCCGCCGGCAGCTCCGCGGACTCCGCCTGCGCGGTGCCCCCGGACGACCGCTTCGACTGCGGCCCCGAGCGGCTGCTGGCGCGGGCGGGCTGCGAGGCTCGGGGCTGCTGCTACGTTCCGGCCGGCCCCGGCGACGGCGGCGGCCCTCCCTGGTGCTTCTTCCCCCGCGGCTACCGCAGCTACCGGGCGGACAACGTGACGGCCACGGCCGGCGGCTACGCGGCCCGGCTCCGCCGCGTGGTGCCCAGCTTCCTGCCCGCGGACGTGGGCACGCTGCGGCTGGACGTGGCGCTGGAGACCGAGAGCCGCCTGCGCTTCACG CTCCGCGATCCGGCGCGGCAGCGCTACGAGGTGCCCGTGGCCACACCGCGGGTGAGCATCCGCGCGGCCGACCTCCTGTATGGGGTGCGGCTCCGCCAGGACCCGTTCGGCATCGTCGTGTTCCGGCAGCCCGGCGGGCAGGTCCT GCTCAACACCAGCGTCGCTCCGCTGTTCTTTGCGGACCAGTTCCTGCAGATCTCCACCTCTCTGCCCTCCCGTTTCATTTCTGGGCTGGGGGAGCGCCTGACCCCTCTCATCCTCGACACGGCCTGGACCAAGGTCACGCTGTGGAACCGGGACATGGCACCCGTG ccccaGGTCAACCTCTATGGCTCCCACCCCTTCTACCTGGTGCTGGAGGATGGTGGCTCTGCGCATGGCGTCTTCCTGCTGAACAGCAATGCCATGG acgtgctcctgcagcccagcccggCCCTGACCTGGCGCACGACGGGCGGCATCCTGGACTTCTATGTCTTCCTGGGCCCTGACCCCCAGAGCGTGGTGCGGCAGTACCTGGATGTCGTTG GGTTCCCCTTCATGCCCCCATATTGGGCCCTGGGCTTCCACCTGTGCCGCTGGGGTTACTCCTCCACCGCCGCCACCCGGCAGGCTGCAGCCAACATGTCAGCTGGGCGCTTCCCCCTG GACGTGCAGTGGAACGACCTGGACTACATGGATGCCAAGAGGGACTTCACCTACAACAAGGAAACCTTCAGGGATTACCCCGACATGGTGCACGACTTCCATCAGCGTGGCCTGCACTACGTCATGATCGTG GATCCTGGcatcagcagctcagggccgCCTGGCACCTACCGGCCCTACGACGAGGGGCTGAAGCGAGGAGTGTTCATCCGCAACGCCACGGGGCAGCCGCTCATCGGGAAG GTGTGGCCGGGCCCCACGGCTTTCCCAGACTTCACCAATCCTGAGACGCACGAGTGGTGGCACGACATGGTGAGGGACTTCCACGAGCAGGTGCCCTTCGACGGCATGTGGATT GACATGAATGAGCCGTCCAACTTTGTGGAGGGCTCCCAGGACGGCTGCCCCGACAACAGCCTGGAGAAGCCCCCATACGTGCCAG GTGTGTTCGGGGGCCGCCTGCAGGCGGGCACCATCTGTgcctccagccagcagcacctgtCCTCCCATTACAACCTGCACAGCCTGTACGGGCTGACCGAGGCCATCGCCTCCCACAA TGCGCTGCTCAGGGTGCGGGGCACGCGGCCCTTCGTCATCTCGCGCTCCACGTTTGCGGGACACGGCCGTTACGCAGGGCACTGGACAGGGGAtgtggagagcagctgggagcagctggccCGCTCCGTGCCAG AGGTGCTGCTCTTCAACCTCCTCGGGGTTCCGCTGGTGGGCGCTGACATCTGTGGCTTTGTGGGTGACACATCCGAGGAGCTGTGCGTGCGCTGGACCCAGCTGGGAGCCTTCTACCCCTTCATGAGGAACCACAACGACCACGGGAACCGG CCACAGGAGCCCTACGCCTTCAGCCTGGCCGCGCAGGATGCCATGAGGAGGGCCCTCCGCCTCCGCTactccctcctgccccacctTTACACCCTCTTCCACCGGGCACACGTGGATGGGGACACGGTGGCACGGCCGCTGTTCCTCGA GTTCCCCAAAGACCCCAACACGTGGAGCGTGGACCGCCAGCTGCTGTGGGGCGCAGGGCTGCTGATCACACCGGTGCTGGAGCAGGGACAGACCAAAGTCAGTGGCTATTTCCCAGCTGGGACGTGGTACAGCTTCACAGGG gACTCGACCATCCACAGCAGAGGACAGTGGATCCTCTTAGCAGCTCCCCTGGACACCATTAACGTGCACATCCGAGCAGGGCACATCCTGCCCCTGCAG GAGCCCGGACTGAACACGGCTGAGTCCCGCAAGAAGGGGATGACTGTGGTGGTGGCCCTGACGCCGGACGGCTTCGCCCGTGGAGAGCTGTACTGGGACGATGGGGAGAGCTGGCAGAGCTTTGAGAAGGGGGACTGCACTGAGATCCTCTTCCTGGCTGCACGT GGCGCTGTGCTCAGCCAGATCTTGCGGGCGGGCGGCCACCTGGATGGGATCCTGCTGGAGGCTGTCACCGTGCTGGGTGTCCCCAGTGCTCCACAGCGAGTCCTGGCCAACGGCGTCCCCGTGGAGGACTTCTCGTACCGCAGTGACACCCAG GTGCTGCGTGTCTCCGTGTTGCTGCCAATGTGGGAGCAGTTTGTGGTCGCTTGGTCCTGA